A stretch of DNA from Coccidioides posadasii str. Silveira chromosome 1, complete sequence:
TTTATACCCACAAAGCTCTTCATCAAGATGTCAAGTTGAACAATATTTTCATATATCACAACTGTGTCAAAATTACTGACTTTGCGGCTTTGCCAATGGTGCTATCTTCCCACTAGATGTGAAAATGGAGATGATTTGTGCACAGGATTCATTGTTCCATATTGATCTGCTAGATGTTGGCTGTGTTATATATTCAATAGCACCATGGAGTGTGTACAACTATGATTATTTTGAGGATGACTCCTGGCCCAGGCGTCCAGACCCAATAAAGTCACAACAACTGACAGGGTCAtatatcaagagattatTGATAAGTGCTGGAGAAACCACTATAACTCATCAAGAAGCTGTATGAAGattttcagcagctggataACAAACAGGGCATATTTCTCAGGATAGACTTTATGCTGTGGTTTTGCATGGTGGCATCAGTGTTGCTTTTTGCAGGCCAGTATCTCTGTAAGATTATGGCAGATTAACTCAACCCATGACATATTTCttgtcatctggtataagACATCTTGAAGCATTTTTACTCAGCTGTTTAGTTTTTCTTTTGGTTTCATTGTTCATACTATACATGGCATTCTCATTGGAGTATTTATATCTAGCAAGACAATATATCTTGTTAACAGTACCCTGAAGAAAATAACTAGCAGTACAGTGAAAGAGCGGTTCCGAAGGGAAGTGTAGTGGAAATCAGGCGCATCCAGCGGAGTTTACGATTCTCCTATGTCTATGTCCAGCTACTCCAGTTCTTGTATCCACTGTCACAAGTGTCGCCAATCTTCGTATAGTAGTAGTCGGACGATGTCCCCGCCCTCCCTCAGGGGATTCCCGGTCTCTCCTACAAGGCTAGCATCTACGGCTCGGGTATGGGAGGGAAAGAGACTATAATTCAGAAACAATGGTCTGCATGCAAAAGTGTTTTAGCTTGACCCAGGGGTGTGTTTTAGATCAAGCACGTTCCAACATTGCTCTTTGGTGAAGGATGAGCCAGATCAACTATCTCGATGCATGAAAGCTCAATGTTCCCTTGTAGGGAAAGGGGCCCATTCATAATTAAATATCAAATAACACAGATCAAATAACTTGCATAGTATTATTAAGTGCATTCACATTTGTGTTTGGGAGGCCAGGTAAGATGTAGTAAACGGCTATTGtcatcattatcatcatTGGATACGCACTTGTTCTTGATCACACATTTGGCTAGCGCTGTGAAGAGTTCCCTGTTGTAGTGAAGTTCTCCAGCCGCACCAGTATTGGAATCCGGTGGTGTGGCATTGCTCAGGTCTCATCATCAATTATAATTGGCGTCTGCTACATATCAGAATTGGAAACATAAAAGAAAATGCCTTCTCGGAGGATATGGGAGGTGAAGCTTACCACAAAGCAAAATTAGGATTACTGTCTGTTCTATGGGGAGAGGAGGCGGCTTACCATCTTCAATCGGGTACTCAAGATGTGGCCTCTGACCTAGCTAGCCTGATTAGGTGTCTGTGACAGGGAAATTTCGACTACAACTGCTTTCAACTCCTCTGAAAAGCATCTGACACAGAAATATGGAAAGCTGTTCTTGGTCTCACTGCAGCTGGCTCATAAACAACTCCTCCCCCGTGCTCTATTCTGTCCATCAGGCTCCATGGTTGTGAAACATGAGCAGTTTCGCCAACTTAATGAAATACTGGAAATGTGTTGATGGAATGCTGAAGGAGGAGCTTGGAGAACTTTACACAAATATCCTCAGGTTTTTTGAAGCTAGCTTTGGAAGAATATCCGGACTCGATTCGACTGCAGTTGGAAGTTGGTATAGCGGGTCAACAAGTTACGACGGAGGAACCTAAATGTAGCCCTGGGCCATGAGGAGAGTGATTATGTTTGTATGTAGGTGTGGAATACAAGTCTTTATAAACACTGTGAATGGAAATAACAAGACGCTGCCATTTCATCTCATCTCAGCATCCCAACATTCAAATCCAACAAATTCTACAAACTAAATTCATTACCATGCCTGAAGATAACTGCTTCCATTGTCTTGTTAAAGTCttacattcaagctcttgattCACTAGCCTAGGGTATTCCAACACAGTTCTTAATTGGATTAGTTAGTTATTCATCTTCAAAGACCAACTTCCTCCCATTTGGACTTTGTTTTCGCCATTTATCTCTTCGATATGTCTTGCAAGCAAGAGAGAGAAACTGGTCGAAAGGTAGCCTCCGAGCCGTAGGTAAACACTATTTACTCGACGCTTGATTTTTCAGCACGTAATCCGGAAAGCGTCGATGGAAAGGTCAACGCCGGAAACATTATCTTTAACTTGGGGGTGTGAAGATGGCGAGGGTATCTCCTGAAATTGTAATCAAATTCGGATCTCATGTTACCATCAGCGAGGCGAAAAATATGATTTtgtttgaaaaaaaaaaataccgAAAATATACCAGTGCCGAAAGTTTTCCTGTTACTCTTACAGTCCAATATCCAGAGATATTAATGACTATAGGAGTCTATTACTGGGAATTTTCCAAAGCTCCGTATGTTTGAAAGTGGCAAAATGATTGGGTTGAATATCTAGTGCAAGATTCTCCCACCATACTACTCTGAATATGTGGTTCATTCGTTCTTGACTGAGACACTGTGGTGATACTAACAAGGGCACGCACACGCACACGCAAACGGAgtgaaagagagagacagaggtAGAGAGATCGGATAATAAATGAAAAATGGAAAATGACAGGTCAGGATTAGATACAACTTCATGATGCAACGCAACTGCCTCCCCTCCTTGTTATGAGTGCACAAAAGCTTTCGGACGTATTGGCCATTGGTTTCATGATCAGGCCAGGTTTCTTGCCTCAGGTTAAACATCATCAATCCAGTTGGCGCAGTTTCGTGCAGGTGGGTCCGGGTTTGCTTCCAGCAATACTCCGGAGTCGTGGGGGGCTTCATACTTGATTCTAAAGGCTAGAGAACAGGATACACTATCCAAAGTGCAACTAATGTGGTTTGCTTCATCCTCAATCAACCGGTCCATAAATTTTAGCCAATGGCTTATGGACACGGTAatctgtactctgtaaatTCAAATGATTGTTCAGCCACAAACTCCATAttctgtacggagtacatacatgACGCAAGACCACCTATATTATATATGCatatatgtacggagtatatatgTATTCCACATGCTCACAATATACGTATGGGAAATCAAAATTTCCAATGCAGATGTCCATCCGGGAGATGCATTTTCTCCTTTTATATACCGCCcagtgtacggagtagttcctggggaaaaaaaaagaaaaagtgaaGAAAAAGCCAATTCATGAAAAAATACCGACGTCAAATGAGCaaataaaaattttttaaGAAAAGGTGAAAGATAATGTTTTTACATGGCAGCAAAAATCATTCCAGCGCCCGCAAGACCTGCAATCACCCCTAGGGGATATTCAGGTTTCAATGTCGGAGCCGCTCCGGCAGTGGAACTCACTGGTTGGCCATCCATAGTTGGAGTCAAAGTTGAAATTGGAGTTAGGGTAGTTGCAAGAGTGGCAGAAGGGGTAATGTCAGCACTGGACACGGGATCCCTTACTCCAGTCGCCCTAGGAACGCCGTTTGTTCCCGATTCAATCTCAAGTATTTCATTGTTGGTGACGTTGAAACGAGTCTGGGCGAGAGATATTTCGTTGTTCTCAAGATCATAGACAACGTAGGCGCTCCGAAGGAAGGTATCGCCGAGAATAGCTATGTTGACCTGTGCTGGGGCAATTCCAAAGATGCAAGCTTCAGTGCCGTCTCTGAACCGGAGGGTCTCGCCGGTGGGGCTGGTGCCGGGGCTGATGACCATCTCATCCATGCTCACGGAGATGCTTGGCTCCGAAAAAGTGAAGACAAATTGAGCGTCGTAGTTGGCAAGTTCACAGGGTACATACGCCGCTCCGAAGTTAGGATCCCAGACGGCAGAAACAGCGTCAAATATTTCATTGGTAATCACATCTGGGAGATAGGTGAGACTGCTGCCCGTGTCCAAGACGACACTGAAGGGGAAATTTCCGCTTGGGAATCGCTGCTCCCCTGCACCGGTTCTAACACTAAGACCAGTCAGGGCTACAGCAAGGTCCCTACGGCTCCTGCGAACACCCACGACGGGGACGGTCTTCAGAGTGCCTTCAAATTTGGCTGCGTTAACCCCGCCAAAGAGAATCTCTCCCCTGCTAGCGCCTAGGTCATTCAGCCAGATGCTGTATGCATTGGACTTGATGAAGTCGCCGTCCAACAAAGCTTGTGGCAGATTGGCATACGGCCTTTGTCTGTTTAGAACAACTTGCACCTCATTTGACGCGTACCCAATTCCCAACACACCCTCTGCAGTGAAACACCGATCAGTCATGATTCTGCACTTTTTGAATTCAGGGGGATTGCTCTTGCATACCTCGAGATGATGAGGTGTACCCGACGGCGAATTGGAAGTCTCTCAGAGTGACGTCCGAGAAGCGCAGTGTATCCGACACATAGTCGCCAGCCGCTCCGGAGCCGTCAGCATAAGTGATGTTGAAGTCATCGTTGATGCGTCTGTATGATGATGATCTCCTGGGATCATACGTGCCGCCGACCTCACAAAGCCGCCGGCGATCGCTGCAGATTTCTGAGCTCGGGGTGTTCACCCAAAGGTCACTGCTGCCGGTATCAATGTGCATCCGCAGATTTTGCGGCGGGGTCCCCAGTGTAATGTTGCAGAAGTAAAGTGTTTTCTACAAGGCGAAGTTGTTCGTTAGCAGGGTCCCCGTCGTGGCAAGCGTTCATAGTGAACCCCCTGTTCTCCCCACCGCattttccccctccccccacAGCCCCAAATCAAACACAACGCGCCCGGGAAAAGTCACAGTGGTAGATTTAAGGCACAACACTACATACCTCGTTGTCCAGAACCTGGTTTACCACCTGCGAATCGCTCTGTCGTCGTCTCCTCCGTTTGTCATATTCAATTGGGTTCACGATCTTTTTACGCTCGAGCTCAAAGCCGACGACGGCCGGTGATGATCTTTTGACTAGTTCGAGTGCTTGAACCGTGTATAGTAATGTCGTCGCTGAAGCCAGCgaccagaaaataatgcCACGCATGGTGGAccgggggggaaggggggtCGGGAGAAACGGCTAAGGTCCGGTGATGAGTGGATTGAAGGTGAATATCCAGCCCGGGTTGGCACGATGCGAGAATACCGTGAATAGGGAAGACAAAGCTAGGTCTGCAGAGTGGTTATTGACATATAAGCACACAACGTGCTAATGGGCTTTGATTAACAGTCACTTCGGGTTCAAGTTTAGGAGGTGCAAAACGGGAGGGATTCGGGCTCCTTACATATGCGGTCAGGGCCTGATACCCCAGGGAAATGCCTGCAGACTAGGCTGTTCAGAAGAACATGAAGCAGAAGAGAAAGCAGAAAAGAATTTTAAAGAGAGAAAGCAAAGGACTTGTCTACGAAGTCTAGTTTTGGTAAAGTTCTAATCTAGTTAGGAACCACGCCCCCCTCAAAGATCCCTTCTGTGGCCAAGAGAGCGAATCTTTCGAATGAGACCTGGAAAACGGCTTTTGGATGGGGGgaagaaaattgatgatgCATGTCACAGCCAAAAAAAGCAGGGAGTCGATCATCCTCAACCGTGGTTAGCCCAATCGCTGGTTCGCTAGCTACGGCGTACCCCGTACTTTAAATTCGAGTCTTAACTTTGAGCCTGGAACGAAGCCGCGCGCGTGGATCCTCGAACAAGAGTCGCACAGGGTCTCAACGCCGGCAGCAGCATCCGTGTGGCCGTTGTGCGCCCGTAgtgagtacggagtacggagtacggagtacacgaTACTAAGCTATCAAAGTAGACATACAGATGTTACAACAAATCAAGCAGTTCGTCCCGCACAGAGAGTTGGTCCATTTTCTGGCgcttccttttttccttttttccttttttccttttttttttttggctttttcaAAAGTTGGTCATCCGCATGGAGGACTCGTAGGGACGATTGACGTCAGCGCCACCGACTGAATAACAGCTCTGTCGCCAGCGTTCCCATGGTCTGAACTTCCCAGTTGCCTTCGCCAATGCATATGTCCTTCATCTTTTGCGCCGTGAATTCAAGCAGCACAACGCTCGCAACAGCCACAAGCCACGATGACAGCCCGCTGGGCCATGTGGGCGCCCAGGGCTTGGCCACGGCCAATCATCGCCCGGATTACGCGGAGTCTTGGGGCTGACCCAACTGCTGACGCGGTCTCGCCGTTGTGCGGCTCTGATTCGACAGGCCAAGACAGCGGCTGGGGCTAACCAATCAGCGCCCAGAAACCGGTCGGCGCGCCCAATCACAGGCCGAAACATGGCTTAGCTAAGAATTTTAACGCACTTGGAGAAAAGGAACGACCGCGGCTCGGAAGAGGAAAAGCCCAGCGCCTGTGGGGGATGTTGCAAATGACGGGCAGCAGAGTTAAAGGTAAAAGCCAAAAAGCTCCAAGGCTGGACGGGCGCCCCGAAGAAGCCGGAAATGAGTAAGCCAAGTCTCTCGGTGTCAGTTTGAGGGCAGTGAATGAGCTGAGAGAATGCCAGTCAAGGCTTGCGCAGCCCCCTCCTCCCGGCGTCATCCGCCAACTCAGAGACCGGAACCCGCATACATGGCAAAGTCACCCAGTTCATGATACCGGGTTAGTTAATGGGATGAGCTCGACTGGATTCGCACGCATCGTCGTAAGAACAGACAAGGTCCTTTATCTGATCGGAGAGAGACCGGGGCGAAAGGCTGTCGCTCGCGGAGGAATTCGTTCATCCCTCAACAACTATGCTTGCGTGCTGCCCTCCCCTTTGCTCACGGCACTTCGGATCGGCTGCCTCGAAAGAGCCACGAATTTGGATGCCTGCTCGAGGTCGCACTCCAATCCGTGCTCAAAAGCTCATGCAGATGGGACCACAAGGCATCATCGCAGCATCGACCCGCCCAACATCGCCCTGGCTGATCGTTTCCTTCCCCGGTGTGTCTGCGCCCTGATTAGCGGCTTGCTTTGCAAAATACCGCCACTCCGGGCTAGCTCACTTGCAGAGCTTTCAAGTTCGTTCCCGGATCAGATGTCGCTGGAATAATCccccaccccccccccccccccccaaggTTGAAACCAGTGGGGTTAAGCCGCACACGAGATCGAGATCACACGCGCCGACATCTTCGAAACATTCGGGCAGCATCACTCCCAGGATCATCATTTCTGCTGTACCGACAAAGGCAAAGGAAACCCATTCAGCAAACATTAAGTATGTGGATATTATTATGTGTACACGCTTCGATAttaaacaaaagaaaaaagaaaacgcaGTGGGACAATGAAACCAATCACGCAGGGTAGGTTCCGGGACCACGCCGAAAATTGCGAAGCCGGGAATCTCTAGGGtgtgtacatacatacttcGAGCGTACGCTATTACCTCGAATCCCCTCCTTTCCCATTCGACTCCGTTTCGAGAATCCGACTTGGCCACAtcaaagacaaaaaaaatgGACATTATGGCTGCGGGGCTACCGGTACTGTGGACTGCCCGGGGATAGATGCCGACTCGTACCTCACTTCGACTTCGGTTCTCTGCAATATCTCCTCTCTCGAACCGTCGTCACTCCACTTATTGGGCTCTCCCTCGCTCGATATCACAACGGTGTTCATATCCGCCTTCGTAGCCCCGGGAGATCGCTCGAATCGGTTGCGAGATCGTAACGCAATACTATTCCTAGCTTCGCTCCGACCCGATTTACTCTTCGACTGGAGATACGATGTGTCGTTGAGGTATGCTGAGGGCCGTTTGCGAAGTGTGAAGAGCGATTTGAAGGAGGCAAAACATGATACCATAACGGCGACCGTGCTTTCCATTGCGCTCCAGAAGAGGAGCCACGCAGGCGGGGGATGCTTGGATTTATTATCATTCACAACGATGCGGAGAATCGACATGGCAATGACTGTGAATCCGAGCGCAAAGAGTCCGATAAGACCGATTTTTTGAGGTGTGGGAAGGTAAGAAGTGAGAATGAACGCGACCGGGAGGGACATGACTGGTTGCAACGCATTAGAACGTCATCAATCTATAGATTCATTGGGGGGAaaaattgtttttttttttttttttaacatACTTAAAAGATCTGTTAGAATATCTGACGCGGCAGTGAATCTCACTGTGATGAGGTCTCGTTCGATGTCTTTCGGCGAAGTGCATCCGACTACACGCAGGTTGTCAGTCAAACCCCCGATCCGTGACAATAAATGAAAAGGAGCACCTACAAGCCCTCAAATCCGAGCACGAAATAGGGGCCAGAATGATGGTGGCAAGCGCCCCGATAGCCGTGATTACGGTAATCGCCCACCATCCACGACGGAATGTGGTGAGATTCTTGACAAGTCTCCAAAGCAAGGCCAGCAGGCTTGCTTTGACcgaatacaaacagagaatgAAGAGGATGTTGGCCGTAAACATCAACTTAACCAGGTAGGTAACTTGGTCTAGGAAGTCCGGTGGTTTGGGGCCTCCTGTATATGTTCCAATCATCATGTAAATTGCCGGCGTGACCATCGTGGCCACTACATCGTGGCCGAGAAGCAACACATAACCAATTGCTGCGAAGATGTCGTCCCAGAAGAGTTGCCTATGCAGCCATAATCGAATCGCGAACCGACAGATGAGTAGCATCGTACATATCGCAAAGAAGACCCAAACGAGTATCTATAGCCGGTGCTTAGCAATGTACGACTTGACAGATTTCTTGGATTTATCAAATGATATCGGCCTAtcaatatcttttttttttggcttttttttttgttttcttctgCACGGGACTGAACATACCAGCGTCGTCTCGCGGGGAATGGAAGTCCCCAGCACCGGCTTGTCTTCGCCAGCCATGATGACTTTGGTCTTAACTCTGAAAACTAAAATCCTGCGGTAGCTGAAGCATTGTCGCTTCCAACGACAGTTCTCCAACTCAATTAAACAGGCCACACTCCATGAGGATCAAGCCCAATCACCAATATGAATGCGGGTTGAAGTTCTCAGTTGTATCGGATCAAAAAGATCCTTGCCAGGATCCGCGATCTGGGGCAACCTGTCAAATATAAGGCTTTCCCCCGCGAGCAAGGTCCACATGGTACCAAGGGGCCAGAGTGCTAGACTCCCAAGTGAACTCGAGAGTAAGGTTTCTGCCTCTTTCCCACCACCAACTCCTAGCCAAAACCGCTTGTCAAGAACTACGGCGCGTTTGGACCTGATTGGTTCATCATGGATTTTCTGGTCGATCTAAAGGAGCCTAGCGTATCTCTCGCGACAGGTGGCGATGGGGGGCTGGCCTTAGCACAGTCCCTTTTTCTGGTGAGAATGGCGTCTCCTTGTTAACTGGggtgaaaagaaaagttgCAGGACCccctactccgtagttcTCCGCAACTGGGTGAGGAATCTACTGGAAGAGAAGTTTGGATTGATTGATAAATAGTTCTTCGGATAGATTATGCAATATTTGTAGGTAGCGGACATAATAATGCGAGTCACCCAAGCTTGCTGCCTCTACTCGGGCTCCAAAAGTTGGTAGCGAGTTGCTCAGCACCACTCAAACGCTTTGCATAACAATTGTAACCTAGTGGGCCAAGTCAGTTACATAACTAGTTAGCTAGTCATTCATTATGACTCCATAGTAATTTGATCTTTAAATTCACGTTACAAGCCCCACAGTTCAATGGCACTTTAAGAGCAGCTTCTTTGGCTCGCTAATCTCCCCGCCTGTCAAGACACATGTTTCGAGTGCTTCTTTGTCAGTGCCATGTGGTCCCGGAGCGAACCAGCCCCACCGATTTGTTAAGATTCGACTGATGAAAGCATCTTGCAGAGCGATCGCAAATTATTAgaagagtacggagtactataTCAGCAGCGTTTTCCTCTGACCCAGCGGATCGGTGACTCCGAAGCTCCCCTTTGATGCAATCAGTACGGAGGATTGCCACTGTCACTGGTAGATCCGCTCTAAGACAAGCAAACTCAAACCCCCACCGGGTTGTTCCTCGCACGCAATCTGGTCGACGAACCTTATTTCTCGGTGCAGAAAAACAGGCTCCGCACGAGAAAGTCTGTGCCTCTTTTTTAGCATCGCGattctctgtctctctcttgGGTATTATCAATTATttgtttatatttctcttctgccCAGCCATCATTTGACGTGCAAATCAATACTTCGCACGCAGCGGCGGCGCGCTGATGATAAGGCTCGATAAACACGAGTACATATCCACTGCTTAGCCTAAAGCCATTTGGTCGATGAAAGTGTGGTACCGCGGATGGGGACTTCCCGAGAGTCTCAGAAATTAAGCCTGGCGCGGGTTGTTCGAAAAAGGACATGAAAGCAAGCAAAACCTTGCGAAGCCGTTTtctgacctttttttttttcccccacCAGCCTTGCCACTCCCTGaacaagagaaagagcaatactctgtacggagaaCAACAGCGAATGATAACTTCAACTCATGGACTTTGCTTGGCCCTCGAAGTCGACGCAGGCACAAACACAAaactctctcctctcctccctaTGAGCTGAAAGATTTCGCTCGGGTCTCCTTCTCAGGCTTAGCGCGGCGGCCAGCGGTCTCGACGTTTCAAACTCATGCACACTCTTAACCCAACCAGGAAAGTCAATACTCACGCTGAGTTCGAGAGCCAGCCTCTCCTGCGAATTGGCTCACTCAACGTTGCCTTTTGCCGCTCGATCTGGCCAGAAATCGACCACTAGGCGACATTCTTGATTGCCACACAAGAACAGCACGATTTCAGGGGGGATAGGCTTTTTATTTGATTCCCTTGTTCAGTTCACTAACTCATTAGCGTAACCCAATGCTGCATAAATTCCATACACTCTTATTTCCCCATCGTCCACAATTGATCTTCCCTATCGGACTCGCTTTCACGTCCCAACAGGTCCACGTCTTCGGGGAAATAAGCAACTGATAGGACGCTTGAAAGTCCGGCCCCAATCACACGGAAACTTCCACTAACAGTTGCGCTTGTCACGATTCCCACAATGCGGGGTATGACTATCAGCGACCATGATGattcctttttcttcatCTCCACAAGAGAACTGCATAACTATCGCTGAGAACTTTTTGGCGATCCAGTCAATCATCCAcccatgtactccgtagacgACTCTTATGGTTCGGCTGGTAATAAGTGTGAATGCTCAGCAGATAGCGCCTGTATTTCCCGAGGCAACTTTGATAGATTCTCGTGCAGTACGGGGACCGTCCTAAATGCACCACGATCGTTTTTAAGATGCAGCCTCATTTTATGTGAGTAGCTTTCCATATCGTGTGGCTGGCTTCCCTTCAAACAAGCTTTCTAGCTGGAGGCTACCGGCATCCAAACTTCTGAAGATCTCTTCCGGCGATAATGAGAATGTCATAGCTCTTTTCCATGATACATGTCACGAAGACCTACAAGGCTAGTTATCAAATATGTAGCCCCCGTCCACCACATGATTATCTCTCCGAGGACACAGCCAACGCGAAGCTTGATTTTGGTTGCCGATGGAAGAGCTCTCAAGCCACACAACTCTGTTCGTTGTCGAGGTCATGCCCGACCCGACCTATCAAATGGTCGAGAGTATTCCGGATGAATTTCATCTCGCCTCCGAAATGTCACCGAAATCTATCACCCGCAGCCAAAATTAGGCAATAGTATGTACACTCCGGGAGGGCAGGTAGAGTCTCGTTATCATTAGCTCCTCTCGTTTCTCTGAGcttgggaaaaaaaaaaaaagaaaaaaaaagaaatccgAATCGCTACTAGGCCGCTCCATACAACTTTCAAGATCCTTTTTCCTCACACCCTCTGTCTTGATCCGGGAGCACTCTTCTAGTTAGTGGCTATCCCAGAGCAAAAGCCGAACTTGATTTGACCGCTGCTGCCCTTAAATCCCGAACTCTGGAGAACTGTAGGGAGTACTCCACACCCATACTGAAACTTAGCTGTGCCTTCAGACAATACATGACACCAATTCACTTCACCTGCTGTCGCACTTGCATGGATGTTAGCTTTGAATCTCAAGCTCTGGAGTACTTTCTCTGAAAACGCGACAAGCCATCCCTTCAGAGTGCACATGGGGACGATGGGTCAGCTGCCAATTTGATCGATTCTGTGAATGGACCAGAGCTTCCCCGATACATTTACaaagctttttttttttttttcctcggGTGATTGATGGGTACATATCTGTTCAAAAGAAAGGGGGCGCTTGGTATGGTGTTAGGGGAGAGTGGCAAGAAACTGGATAGGCGCTATGAA
This window harbors:
- a CDS encoding uncharacterized protein (SECRETED:SignalP(1-21)~EggNog:ENOG410PIXI~COG:O~TransMembrane:1 (n4-16c21/22o482-499i)~MEROPS:MER0003669~BUSCO:10956at33183), which translates into the protein MRGIIFWSLASATTLLYTVQALELVKRSSPAVVGFELERKKIVNPIEYDKRRRRRQSDSQVVNQVLDNEKTLYFCNITLGTPPQNLRMHIDTGSSDLWVNTPSSEICSDRRRLCEVGGTYDPRRSSSYRRINDDFNITYADGSGAAGDYVSDTLRFSDVTLRDFQFAVGYTSSSREGVLGIGYASNEVQVVLNRQRPYANLPQALLDGDFIKSNAYSIWLNDLGASRGEILFGGVNAAKFEGTLKTVPVVGVRRSRRDLAVALTGLSVRTGAGEQRFPSGNFPFSVVLDTGSSLTYLPDVITNEIFDAVSAVWDPNFGAAYVPCELANYDAQFVFTFSEPSISVSMDEMVISPGTSPTGETLRFRDGTEACIFGIAPAQVNIAILGDTFLRSAYVVYDLENNEISLAQTRFNVTNNEILEIESGTNGVPRATGVRDPVSSADITPSATLATTLTPISTLTPTMDGQPVSSTAGAAPTLKPEYPLGVIAGLAGAGMIFAAM
- a CDS encoding uncharacterized protein (EggNog:ENOG410PIEH~TransMembrane:7 (o20-43i55-79o99-125i137-159o179-204i216-236o248-269i)); this translates as MAGEDKPVLGTSIPRETTLILVWVFFAICTMLLICRFAIRLWLHRQLFWDDIFAAIGYVLLLGHDVVATMVTPAIYMMIGTYTGGPKPPDFLDQVTYLVKLMFTANILFILCLYSVKASLLALLWRLVKNLTTFRRGWWAITVITAIGALATIILAPISCSDLRAFGCTSPKDIERDLITVRFTAASDILTDLLIMSLPVAFILTSYLPTPQKIGLIGLFALGFTVIAMSILRIVVNDNKSKHPPPAWLLFWSAMESTVAVMVSCFASFKSLFTLRKRPSAYLNDTSYLQSKSKSGRSEARNSIALRSRNRFERSPGATKADMNTVVISSEGEPNKWSDDGSREEILQRTEVEVRYESASIPGQSTVPVAPQP